ttctttatctcgtaggtctaaaaattaaacagaaataaatacatatttttgttcagcatttcccttttcttatttttcagttttctttatcaCCAATATGACTGTGAAGGCTGAAAGACATCAAACTCATCCTCAAAATGTCAGACTAGAGgacccagtggtcccttctggtcttaaactctgttACTCTATGACTCTACTGATCATCAATTTCTCATATTAACTTTTTGCAAGAAATTTATCCAGTTTAGTCTTTCCCTACATTTTGTTACGTTACAATACCCCccacaaaagaataataataaaaagcaagtaagcaaacaaaaaaaaagtttaatattgcaacaaaattgtaaaagttaaatttaaaagcacaCAACCCCACCACAATTAAACCAGCTCCCACATGAGGATCCAATTTGGTATGAAAATTTTCTTGTCAGAgaaaggataatgacacttaccaatttctgtATCTCTTTTGCCTGAAAATCAAACCGACAGACACATATTGTTTGTTAGGACTTCCccttttcttatgttttatttcgCTTTCTcatcaatatgaaaattaaggctgagagatatttttttctattcaatCTCCGCtggaggaggtcagattagaggatccagtcatttcttctgttcttaaactgtgtgactctatgattctatggcttatCAATTTTTCATATTAGCTTTTGCTGTGAAATTCATTCAGTTTAGTCTTTCCCCACATTGATTAAAGttacattacaaaacaaacccctgtctgcccccaaaataattctagtaataataaaaagcaagcaaacaaacataaaagattTCATATTGCAACAATTTTGAAAGTTCCATTTGAAAACAAACTTCCACATGAGGATCCAAACTGGTACAAAAAGTTTCTTGTCAGAGGAAGGAGaatgacacttacttatttctttatctcgtaggtctaaaaattaaagagaaataatatatacatttgttaggcatttcccttttcttaggttttatttctcttcttcagGACGTCAGACAAGAGAGGGAcaagtggttccttctggtcttaaactctgtgactctattgtttatcagtttttcaaattaaattttggtgtgaaatctctccaatttaGTGCCTCCTTCCCACATTTTATCACGTTACTGTAACCTCCCTcaaccaaaaaataataataaataaaaaaacaaacacgcagacaaacaaaaacaggttAAATGTTGCAACTGAATTGTAAATGTTCAAATGAAAATCAAACAACTCCACAACAattaaacaaactcccacatgaggatccaatttcatacaaaaaaatttcttgtcagaggaaggataatgacacttaccaatttctataTTTCGTTTGCCTAAAAATGAAGCAGAAATACACAAAttgtttgttaggtgtttcccttttcttatgttttatttctcattatcATCAATGTGATAAATAAGGCTTAGAAATATTTTCTATTCCGCTGCCTcttaaggaggtcagactagatgatctggtcgTCCCTTCTGCTCATAAACTCTGTGAttctgttagaatcatagaatcctaggactggaagtctaatcccctgcactcgtggcaggactaaatattatctagaccatccccgacaggtgtttgtctaacctgctcttaaaagtctccaaacatggagattccacatcctcctttaTTCCATTTATTACTTACTctgccagttaggaagtttttcctaatgtctaacccaaACCTTCCTCATGGTTCCtacttccctcctccttgtaacaacctttgatgtacttgaaaactgttatcccgtcccccctcagccttctcttctccaaactaaacaaacccaattactCTATTGCTTACTAGTTAATCAAATTAGCTTTTTGCGTGAAACTTATCCAGGTTagtcatttcccccattttataaatTCATATTACCTCCCCCCATGAGAATAATCATAAAAAACAAgtaagcaaccaaaaaaaaaccaggtttaataatgcaaaaataaataaaaagggtaaATGTAAAAGCAAACAACTCCACAACAATTAAACAATCTGCCTATGATGGAGTACAGCAGTTTAGAACCATGCCCTTGGGACGACATGGGGCCCCTGCCACTTTCCAGCAGCCAATGGACAGAGTGCTGCGGCTGCAGGGATCCGACACGGCCACCTACACGGACGATATCATCATCTGCAGGGAGAGCTGGGCGGAGCGTATGGAGCATGTCCCTGAGGTATCTGGGGCTCTCAAAGAGGCGGGTTTGACGGCTAACCCAACCAAGTGTCAGCTGGCCACCCAAGAAGTCACTTACCTAGGGTAGGatgtcaggggagtggggggcggggtgggggagggggagatacgACCTTTGGTACAAAATTCTTAGTGGGCTGCCCCCTCCCTTTCACAAAGTAGCAAGTCCGGTGGTTTATGGGATTAGCAGGATACTATTGACGGTTCATCCCAAACTTTGCTACCATGGCTGCCCAGTTGACAGACCAGGTTAAGGACACTGCACCCATGTCAGGCATTGGGAGAAGAAGAACACCCTGTTCTCTATCCCAGCAGGAAGCTATTTCCACAGGAGGTAGCCTAATCAGTCATCAAGAAGGAGGCCCTGGAGGTGAAATGAGCCATTGATGCCCTTACTTGTAGGGTTAGCCCTTCCACCTAGTAACTGACTGTGCACCAATCCACTGGCTGCACTCAATGACAGGCCATAATCCAGGCATTATTCAGTGGCTTCACTCAATGCAGCCATACAGCTTTCGGGTGGTAAAAGCGTGGACTTATTTTTCACAGGATGGTGGGGACatgaactggccccaggacacccCAGCCCAGGGTCTGAGAGGGAGGGTGGGCGAGggagtatacaaaccccacactgcgTCTGACGGGGTGAAAGGACAGTACTGGGCCCAGGTAGCCCCGCAcatccagccctgcagagcatgcttcaattggagagagggctggaaagggagcaacccagctcagacgggagaggctggggaggaggacagaccTGCCCTGAAGGCTCCTGACAAAGGACTGACCGTATACTTAGCCCCATCAGGGCTGATGGTttcattgccttttctttttcttttcaccttatttTGGATTGGAACCGGGGGAGACCAGCAGTTGgttggaagtgacccagggagggcaaCTCGGAAGACAACTTTGGGGACCAGACATTGTTGACCCTCCTAAGGCCCTGGCTCAGAGCCCAGaagagtgggtgggcccaggctccccttccactgcccacctccctgccctcctGATTCAAAGAGGGCCAGGACTGCAAGATCTGCCCACTGGGAGGGGGCACTAAGTGTGCTAACCACTAGGTCACATAACCCACCGATGACCCTATCACGCTCCTATAGGGGGATCCAATTGtgtacaaaaaatttcttctcagaaggaagaaaatgacacttaccaatttctagaTCTCGTTTCACTAAAACATAAACAGAAATATGTATACATTTTTTTATGAGCTTTTCTTGCCTTATGTGTTATTTCTCATTATCATCAATACAAAGTTAAGGCTGGGTGATTATTTTTACTCAACTTCCTTGTTTCTATTGCTTCCCCATCAAAAGGGAAAGTTTATCTAATTTAGACTTACCCCAAATTTTATTAAACTTGTTTAACACACCCTGTCCTGGGGCACAGCCCCATCCCAGTCAGGAAAAGACGAAAACTCCTCTGGGCTCAAGTGGCCTCATTCCTGCAGGGCCTGCTCCACTTGGAGGAAATGATCTCAAAAGAGAGAGGTTGTCACAGGAAGGGGGCCGCAACCAGCAAAAAGGCTGCTGGAACTCAGAGGAGCTGATTTCTGCAACAGAACCACTGTGAGGAAGAGAACGTGTGACCCTCTGCCACTCACAAGGGCCCGTCAGACCAGGTACAAGCAGGGATGTGTGCAGAAATTTAAATGTGACcccttttggaggggcacattcTGTACCCATCCCTGGAGCTCGCTCCCCTCACTGTTCTGGCCAGGGAAGGACTTTGCTCTTTCCCCTATGCCCACCTTGGCAGAGcactcttccctcccacacaggagcttgctctttcccccacaccagcAGGAGTTCGCTTTACCTTGCCTCCGccctggccctggcagcaggtcactcttccctgcctctgcagccctggggtTGTAGAACCTCTGTGCCCTCGATGATTATTTGGGGCCCCGTGCCTCTGCttgacccccctccctcccatgcaTGACCCTGGGTACAAGCTGACAGCAGGAGGAGCGGCTGAAGATAAATCCTGTCATGGGGTTCAGCTGTTCTTAAACTTCTGTCATGAATTCACTTGATCGATGCTACACTCCCTGGTGACTGGACTTGCCATTATTTTCTCAGATGCTCCATCGATATGTGGTCTAAGGCCCAGACAACTAAGCAGCACCCAGACTTATGTCTTctagcctgccctgagagcaaacagtccTTTTACCCCAATGGATAGCAATGTCACattagaggaaactgaggcacaaaaagttcattaaaataatgcagaaaattCCCATTTCAGCACACCTTCATTGACAAGCCAGATCTCTATAGATTCTTCTCAAAGACTCTGAGACTGAGGCTGGTTTGCATTGAAAACTTACACTCCTCGTAcacgtagctatgctgacctaaccccctaaTTCAAAGGACTTTTAAGGGGAAAGGGTCTTTGGAAACATCCAAACAGGCCCTGAAATGGTCCAACCTGTTACACAttctaaccctcccccacccaacaaacacacagaaataaaaataaatccgaGAGACCAACAAGCGTATATGCAATTGTGTAACTTGGTCAAAGTCTGTATTTGtggaaaaaagggaaattgaAACTTACCAACTTCTTCAGTAAGTTTCGCTGAAAAGtacagaaataaatgtaaattaatatcATCTCCTTGCTTCATTAAAAGTGTTTGAAGACGACTTCCTATAGGTACACAATTCATTAGGAAGGAAGTCTGATTGATTTGGAAATCAGGCAGATATTCTTTATGGATGAAGTTCAGCAGGTTAAGGACAGCTGTGCCTGAGTTATGTGACAGTGGGTATGattttttaatttcctcactGAGGAAGAAATGTGTTTCTTTACTGATTTACCACAAGGGCATTTCTACAGGGCCTCTCACTGTAATGTCCGGGTGCACTACACTTTATTAGCAGAAAAGAGATTTGAAGGACAAATATGAGAGGCTAGGCTTTGCAGAACCTTCTCTCAAGTGGGACCAGAGACAGACAGTGGTAATCTCCTGAGAactagcagcagagggagatgaagGACCAAGCAGAACACAGATGTATCTGCTATGATCCGATTCTCTGACTCAGTTCTATTGCCCAAGACTCTCCTCTCTCCTAttctactccccaccccctacacacacagtcctcttccgctctcccccccacagccctccccaccaccctctaTCAATAAATTCACATGCATTCTTCTTCTTTATACAGGACAAGGTCAGCAGATCACACcttcttttaatattaaattcctaaattgctctaatttatttcttagaacaaaatctttatttacagtatatttcTTCCTCTGATatttacctttcattttaaagagataaacagtgaggccaatgaaagcaaacaaaaccaccaGGATCACACTCAAAGTCGCCATCAAGGGATTCACCCTGGGGAAAAAgagatctgaaaaacaaaacaccagaacTTGTCTTAATTTGGCTGATTACAGTCAGATGTTTTTATTtcatacaaatacataaatggTGCCCAGCAGGATTTGTGCAAGACAAGAGTGAAAGAATGGCCATGTGTACACTACACAAAAATGTGTAGACCGCTGGGTTTCCTCTGGCCCCTTCCTAAGGGCCAGAACATACACACTCCAGGGAGGCCCTGTTCCTGCCTAAGGGCCGGAACCCCTGGACTATTTGGGGTTCAGCCCCATTACACCGGTTGGGATGCTAACATCAGTTTGCTAATTTCCCCTGAGACTAGGCAGCAATCCCAGTGGtatagtgaggcggtgtggcttCCCTCCAATCCAGAGTGGGAGGGACGACCACCGCACCACTACACGAGGGTAAAATGAGTCCATTTGTGGATCTTGACCAAAGTGATGTAAGAAGCACAAGTCCAACTGAATGTCATTAGAAACAACATCACATGACGTAGGTGACGTTTCCCACAACAAGCAATGAACAATGAGTTGGTGCAGCAACAAGATCACAAAGAAGCCACATGACAAAACTtaccacattcaaaaaaatcactgaggTGAAGTTAAGGTTGCAGGATCATATTGTGTCAGTGGATTGAGTGAAAATTTCTTCTAAAAAATGCTggaagatttttgtgtgtgtgcatacatgcgTGCAGGCTAGTATCAGGAAAGTCAGACTTCACCTTAAATTTACATGAAATCCCAAACTTTGATTTTCTGAATACTCACAACTAAGGGAATCAAATTACCTAAACTGTGATCCCGTAAATATACCAGTCTcctattttctgtgtttgtacgtggATTCTGAAATATCCACCACAGATGTTTCCGTTCTTTTCTTCCTACGTTTTGTTTGGTTTCTGGTGGTGGTGAGTTCAGTGTGGGGTTTGGATGGTGACTGACCTGCTATATAAACGGCTGATTCCTTGTCTTGATTGAGAACGGTGTTCCTGATGCAACAGGACAAGTTTTGGTTTGAATGTTCTGTTACAATGAGAAcagtttctgtttcaaacaggtTGTTATCGCCACGGGATTTTGTTTCAGAGAGTGATGGTAAACGCTGCCCATTGAAATCTTTCCACAGCACCTCAGGCTCTGGGTACCAGCCAGCTGATCGACAAACCACCCGGATCCCTCCATCCTGGTGACCCTCCACAGAGATGAGAGGAGCAGAGCCCAGACCTAAGGGGAAAACACATAAAGGTGTCAATTCCATGAATTAATTTATAAAGCAGAAGGGATGAGGGACAGTTTGTGGATCCCTTACTCACACTAGAAAGCACTTGTTCACGGGGGTAGTCAGGAGAAGGGATAAATGAATACTGGATAAATGAAGGGATAAATGAATACTCAGTCTTGTCTAAGAGTGGTTAATATGTAGCTCCCCATCACCACCGTCACCACTATAGAGTCTCAGCAAATAAGGCTGCATTTGATTTTAACTACACCCCTACATAACAACCAACCCATAAGAAGGCCATAAAAGTCTGGCAGCCCCACCTTAGCCACACACCCTAGAAACGACTGCAGAGCAATTGGAAGGCTTTATGTGTCCAGAAGGCCTTTCCCTCTTAATTAAAGACCCCTTTGGGAGTCAATCAAGACTGGGCAAGAAAGTGCCTTGCCCATcctgaaaatgtgtttaataacACGTTGGGAAAGTTTTCAGCATATTTTCCCAAGTATGAAAGTGGCTGTTTGCTGAAAGTTAGATACACTGTGttattgcaaaatatttcacaagtAAGGAGTCACAGCTGGTGTGATAGGAAAGAACAAAGCCTGCAGACCACACACAGTTAAAACTGACACAAGTTACTGACCTGCTACCCGCAGTTCCAATACGGTTTCTTCATAAAAagtaccatcttgaacaaagcagtGGTATTGTCCTTCATCAGAGGGTCTGATATTGAGAATCCTCAAGGGAACATTTCCATCTGTGAGTCCGGCTTTCAAAAGCTCTGTCCTTCCCTCATACTCTGGCATCTGCCCTTCATACTGATCCTTCCCATCACGGTACAGGTGCACAAAGGATAAAAATTCAGGTCGGAACCATCTCACCTCCATGTTTGCAGCGCTCATCCGGGGGGACAGGTGACAGGGTAACACAGCTTCCTGACCCAGGATGGCAGCGACAGGGTCAGGGGGTCCAATCACTGTGaattttgctggaaaatgcaCCGGGacagcaataacaacaacaacgaaCTTGGTGAGGCAGAGAACTGGGAATGGACGTGCTCGGCGTATAGTTGAGACAAGCTATTGAAGTAGCCCCTTTTTCTAAGTGCTCTCAAATTGACACGCTTACTGACATTGGCATGAGATTTGCTGGTCCTCACCAGGAACAAGGGGAGGGTTGGTGGGCCATATCTGGTGTTCTTCCACCAAGGTGCTCCTGAGATCTAGGCCTATTGCTCTAGGCAATTGTTGTACTATTGTGGTTCAATACTTCATATGATCAAGAGACCAATTAACCAAACTTTGCCAAATGTATTGCCTAAGGACAAATCAGTACACTGTGAAAAGGAGACATACATATCCTCCTTCTGGAAAGCAATCCTTACCTTGCAG
This genomic interval from Caretta caretta isolate rCarCar2 chromosome 14, rCarCar1.hap1, whole genome shotgun sequence contains the following:
- the LOC142068407 gene encoding butyrophilin subfamily 1 member A1-like — translated: MSTLQARPFPVLCLTKFVVVVIAVPVHFPAKFTVIGPPDPVAAILGQEAVLPCHLSPRMSAANMEVRWFRPEFLSFVHLYRDGKDQYEGQMPEYEGRTELLKAGLTDGNVPLRILNIRPSDEGQYHCFVQDGTFYEETVLELRVAGLGSAPLISVEGHQDGGIRVVCRSAGWYPEPEVLWKDFNGQRLPSLSETKSRGDNNLFETETVLIVTEHSNQNLSCCIRNTVLNQDKESAVYIADLFFPRVNPLMATLSVILVVLFAFIGLTVYLFKMKAKLTEEVGKITEFMSKRNIEIDLRDKEISKRDTEIGKYLRDKEITIRDKEIRWRRSVAPTEEVNVTLDPDTAQSQLVLPEDGKSVRWGDTWQNLPDNPERFDSRACVLGCEGFTAETHCWEVEVGDGELWAVGVARESVRRKGWISLSPEQGIWAVGQCGGQFRALTSPEAPLPLSQVPSRIRVCLDCDRWQVTFSDAGDGAPIFTFPPGSIPRERIRPWFWLGVGGSRLSLCP